A stretch of the Oxyura jamaicensis isolate SHBP4307 breed ruddy duck chromosome 4, BPBGC_Ojam_1.0, whole genome shotgun sequence genome encodes the following:
- the MSMO1 gene encoding methylsterol monooxygenase 1 yields the protein MATNDSVNILNSAYLAVEYIDSFLPDNPLQQPFKNAWNYMLDNYTKFQIATWGSLIVHEASYFLLCVPGFVFQFIPYMQKYKIQQDKPETWEKQWKCFKTLLFNHFFIQLPLICGTYYFTEYFNIPYEWEQMPRWYVLLAQCFGCAVIEDAWHYFLHRLLHHKRIYKYIHKVHHEFVSPFGMQAEYAHPLETLILGTGFFIGIVVFCNHVILLWAWVICRLMETIDVHSGYDVPLNPLHLVPFYAGARFHDFHHMNFIGNYASTFTWWDRIFGTDSQFIAYKEKEKKQQLMTKKAN from the exons ATGGCAACGAACGACAGCGTGAACATCTTGAACTCTGCCTATCTGGCGGTGGAATACATAGACTCCTTCCTGCCCGACAACCCCCTGCAGCAGCCGTTCAAAAATGCTTGGAACTACATGCTGGACAACTACACCAAGTTCCAGATTGCGACCTGGGGGTCGCTTATAGTTCACGAAGCTTCGTACTTCTTGCTCTGCGTGCCCGGATTTGTCTTTCAGTTTATACCGTACATGCAAAAGTATAAAATTCAACAG gaTAAACCagaaacatgggaaaaacagTGGAAGTGTTTCAAAACGCTCCTCTTCAATCACTTTTTCATTCAACTTCCTCTAATTTGTGGCACCTATTACTTCACAGAGTATTTTAACATCCCATATGAGTGGGAACAAATGCCTAGATG gtaCGTTCTGCTTGCCCAGTGTTTCGGATGTGCGGTGATTGAGGACGCCTGGCACTACTTCCTGCATAGATTGCTGCATCACAAGAGAATATACAAGTACATCCATAAGGTTCATCATGAGTTTGTA TCTCCTTTTGGAATGCAAGCAGAATATGCACATCCTCTGGAAACGCTTATCCTCGGAACTGGCTTTTTCATTGGAATCGTTGTTTTCTGCAACCATGTGATTCTTCTCTGGGCATGGGTAATATGCCGCTTGATGGAAACCATTGATGTACACAG TGGCTATGATGTTCCACTGAACCCTCTCCATTTGGTGCCTTTCTATGCTGGGGCCCGTTTTCATGATTTCCATCACATGAACTTTATCGGCAATTATGCTTCAACCTTCACGTGGTGGGACAGAATCTTTGGCACAGACTCTCAATTCATTGcctataaagaaaaagagaagaagcagcagctcatgACGAAGAAGGCTAACTAA